A stretch of Microbacterium caowuchunii DNA encodes these proteins:
- a CDS encoding bifunctional 2-methylcitrate synthase/citrate synthase — MTETNDIKKGLAGVVADVTAVSKVNPETNSLLYRGYPVQELATTQPFEAVAHLLWHGELPTDAELAELRRTEREHRALTPAVQAAIELVPLDAHPMDEVRTAVSLLGAVDLAGSGSVLDASGSPEANLERSIRLFAALPAIVAYGQRRRRGQAPVAPRDDLDYAANFLWMTFGEESDPVVIDAFNRSLVLYAEHSFNASTFTARVIASTLSDLYSAVVGAIGALKGPLHGGANEAVLHIFDEIGQASNVSDWLEEALASKRKIMGFGHRVYKRGDSRVPTMKAALDELVEHYDRPDVGALYAELESEFVARKGIYPNLDYPSGPAYNLMGFDTATFTPLFVAARVTGWTAHIMEQLAANALIRPLSEYVGPDERHIEGYVPDAAEVEAAERPEERG, encoded by the coding sequence ATGACCGAGACGAACGACATCAAGAAGGGCCTCGCCGGCGTCGTGGCCGACGTCACCGCGGTGTCCAAGGTCAATCCGGAGACCAACTCCCTGTTGTACCGCGGCTACCCGGTGCAGGAGCTCGCGACGACGCAGCCCTTCGAGGCGGTGGCCCACCTGCTGTGGCACGGCGAGCTGCCGACGGATGCGGAACTCGCCGAGCTCCGCCGCACCGAACGGGAACACCGCGCGCTGACGCCGGCCGTGCAGGCGGCGATCGAACTCGTGCCGCTCGACGCGCACCCGATGGACGAGGTGCGCACGGCGGTGAGCCTCCTGGGCGCCGTGGACCTGGCCGGCAGCGGCTCCGTCCTCGACGCGAGCGGCAGCCCCGAGGCGAACCTCGAGCGCAGCATCCGGCTCTTCGCCGCGCTGCCCGCGATCGTCGCGTACGGCCAGCGTCGTCGTCGCGGCCAGGCGCCCGTCGCCCCGCGCGACGATCTCGACTACGCGGCGAACTTCCTCTGGATGACGTTCGGGGAGGAATCCGACCCGGTCGTCATCGACGCGTTCAACCGTTCGCTCGTGCTCTACGCGGAGCACTCGTTCAACGCCTCGACCTTCACCGCCCGGGTCATCGCCAGCACGCTCAGCGACCTCTATTCGGCGGTCGTCGGTGCGATCGGGGCTCTGAAGGGGCCGCTGCACGGCGGCGCGAACGAGGCGGTGCTGCACATCTTCGACGAGATCGGGCAGGCATCGAACGTGTCGGACTGGCTGGAGGAGGCGCTCGCGTCCAAGCGGAAGATCATGGGCTTCGGGCACCGCGTCTACAAGCGCGGCGACTCCCGCGTGCCCACGATGAAGGCCGCCCTCGACGAGCTCGTCGAGCACTACGACCGTCCCGACGTGGGGGCACTGTACGCGGAGCTCGAGTCCGAGTTCGTCGCCCGCAAGGGCATCTACCCGAACCTGGACTATCCCTCCGGTCCCGCCTACAACCTGATGGGCTTCGACACCGCGACCTTCACGCCGCTGTTCGTCGCCGCGCGGGTGACCGGCTGGACCGCGCACATCATGGAGCAGCTGGCGGCGAACGCGCTGATCCGCCCACTCTCCGAGTACGTCGGACCGGACGAGCGGCACATCGAGGGCTACGTGCCGGATGCGGCGGAGGTCGAAGCCGCCGAGCGGCCGGAGGAGCGGGGATGA
- a CDS encoding electron transfer flavoprotein subunit alpha/FixB family protein, producing MTDFAADSILVLLDVTPSGALASSSAGLLGAAASIGTPVALIVGDEKLAAEAGALGAASVLVASADAASLGVPVVDALQAAVARVQPDAVLVSHSVEGRDVAGRFAARTRSALAVDAVGVARDDEGVLAQHSVYGGAYTVTSAPTYGTFVVTVRQGAVDARAEAVSDPSVSTLEVTASGAPAASVLSVDEVVQTSTRPELRGAAKVVSGGRGLGSGEKFALVEQLADALGAAIGASRAAVDAGYVPSSYQVGQTGVSVSPQLYVALGISGAIQHKAGMQTAKTIVAINKDADAPIFDIADFGVVGDLFTVVPQLIEALAAKKA from the coding sequence ATGACGGATTTCGCTGCGGATTCGATCCTGGTGTTGCTGGATGTGACCCCGTCCGGGGCGCTCGCATCGTCCAGCGCCGGGCTGCTCGGGGCGGCGGCGTCGATCGGCACGCCGGTCGCGCTCATCGTCGGTGACGAGAAGCTCGCGGCGGAGGCCGGGGCGCTCGGCGCCGCATCCGTCCTCGTCGCGTCCGCCGACGCCGCCAGCCTGGGCGTCCCGGTCGTGGACGCGCTCCAGGCCGCGGTCGCACGGGTCCAGCCGGATGCCGTGCTCGTGTCGCACTCCGTCGAGGGGCGCGACGTGGCCGGCCGGTTCGCGGCGCGCACGCGGTCGGCCCTCGCGGTCGACGCGGTGGGCGTCGCGCGGGACGACGAGGGCGTTCTCGCGCAGCACTCCGTCTACGGCGGGGCGTACACCGTGACCTCCGCACCGACGTACGGGACGTTCGTGGTCACGGTGCGTCAGGGCGCCGTCGACGCACGTGCGGAGGCCGTGTCGGACCCGTCCGTCTCCACGCTCGAGGTGACGGCGTCCGGGGCGCCGGCCGCATCCGTCCTCTCGGTGGACGAGGTCGTCCAGACCTCCACCCGACCGGAGCTGCGTGGAGCGGCGAAGGTCGTCTCGGGCGGCCGCGGACTCGGCTCGGGCGAGAAGTTCGCCCTCGTCGAGCAGCTCGCCGATGCGCTGGGCGCCGCGATCGGTGCCTCGCGCGCAGCGGTGGACGCGGGCTACGTCCCGTCCTCGTACCAGGTCGGCCAGACCGGTGTCTCGGTCTCGCCGCAGCTGTACGTCGCGCTCGGGATCTCCGGCGCCATCCAGCACAAGGCCGGGATGCAGACGGCGAAGACGATCGTCGCGATCAACAAGGACGCCGACGCGCCGATCTTCGACATCGCGGACTTCGGGGTCGTGGGCGACCTGTTCACGGTCGTACCGCAGCTCATCGAG
- the prpB gene encoding methylisocitrate lyase, translating to MLYSTTPAAEKRRLFRERLATGELLRFPGAFNPLSARLIERKGFEGVYISGAVLSADLGLPDIGLTTLSEVAGRGQQIARMTELPAIIDADTGFGEPMNVARTIQTLEDAGLAGAHIEDQVNPKRCGHLDGKAVVDEATALKRIRAAADARRDPHFLIMARTDIRAVDGLDAAIDRAKALVDAGADAIFPEAMRTLDEFDAVRRAVDVPILANMTEFGKSDLFSVDQLKNVGVNIVIWPVSLLRIAMGAADRALDTLLDEGHLTGRLGEMQHRADLYDLIDYEQYNRFDQDVFDFRIER from the coding sequence ATGCTGTATTCCACCACTCCGGCCGCCGAGAAGCGGCGGCTCTTCCGGGAAAGGCTCGCCACCGGTGAGCTGCTCCGCTTCCCCGGGGCGTTCAACCCGCTCTCAGCCCGGCTCATCGAGCGCAAGGGCTTCGAGGGGGTCTACATCTCGGGCGCCGTGCTGAGCGCTGACCTGGGCCTGCCCGACATCGGTCTCACGACCCTCAGCGAGGTCGCCGGTCGCGGCCAGCAGATCGCCCGGATGACGGAGCTGCCCGCGATCATCGACGCCGACACCGGGTTCGGCGAGCCGATGAACGTCGCCCGCACGATCCAGACCCTCGAGGACGCGGGTCTTGCCGGCGCCCACATCGAGGACCAGGTGAACCCCAAGCGGTGCGGGCACCTCGACGGGAAGGCCGTGGTGGACGAGGCGACCGCGCTCAAGCGCATCCGTGCCGCCGCCGACGCCCGGCGGGACCCCCACTTCCTCATCATGGCCCGCACCGACATCCGCGCGGTCGACGGCCTCGACGCGGCGATCGACCGCGCCAAGGCGCTGGTCGACGCGGGAGCCGACGCGATCTTCCCCGAGGCGATGCGGACGCTGGACGAGTTCGACGCGGTCCGCCGTGCCGTGGACGTGCCGATCCTCGCGAACATGACCGAGTTCGGCAAGAGCGACCTGTTCAGCGTCGATCAGCTGAAGAATGTCGGCGTGAACATCGTCATCTGGCCGGTGTCGCTCCTGCGGATCGCCATGGGCGCCGCCGACCGAGCGCTCGACACGCTGCTCGATGAGGGGCACCTCACGGGCAGGCTCGGCGAGATGCAGCACCGCGCGGACCTTTACGACCTCATCGACTACGAGCAGTACAACCGCTTCGACCAGGACGTCTTCGACTTCCGGATCGAACGTTGA
- a CDS encoding NUDIX domain-containing protein, producing the protein MIHSAGLLLYRLDRDEVEVLIAHMGGPYWSGKEAGAWSIPKGEYDPDAEAAQDAAVREFREELGIDPPPPPYAEIGTFPYSSGKRVTVFVADGSGVSLDDPVFGEFEMEWPPRSGKTQTFAEVDRVEWVPLEDARDRMVKGQRPALDALRTAIAAL; encoded by the coding sequence ATGATCCACAGCGCCGGCCTCCTGCTCTACCGGCTCGACCGCGACGAGGTCGAGGTGCTGATCGCGCACATGGGCGGTCCGTACTGGTCGGGCAAGGAGGCCGGCGCCTGGTCGATCCCGAAGGGGGAGTACGACCCGGACGCCGAGGCGGCACAGGATGCCGCGGTACGCGAGTTCCGCGAAGAGCTCGGGATCGACCCGCCCCCACCGCCGTATGCGGAGATCGGCACGTTCCCGTACTCCTCGGGCAAACGCGTGACGGTGTTCGTCGCGGACGGCTCTGGGGTGTCGCTGGACGATCCGGTGTTCGGCGAGTTCGAGATGGAATGGCCGCCGCGCTCCGGGAAGACGCAGACCTTCGCCGAGGTCGACCGTGTCGAATGGGTGCCGCTCGAGGACGCCCGGGACCGGATGGTGAAGGGACAGCGGCCCGCCCTCGACGCGCTGCGGACGGCGATCGCCGCGCTCTGA
- a CDS encoding thiolase family protein, producing MRTAVIVDAVRTPSGRGKAGGALSSVHPVDLAAGVLEAILERNGLTSAQIDDVLLGCVTQVGEQAMNVARQAVLAAGFDESVPAATIDRQCGSSQQAAHSAAQAVMAGAADVVIAGGVESMSRVPLGTSRSVGGSSTSPRLRARYPEGLINQGVSAELIAQRWGLGRDELDAFAALSHERAAAAASAGLFDSQLLPVRTDAGEVTVDETVRAGTTAERLGTLPVAFRTDEMAARFPELEWRITAGSSSPLTDGASAVLIMSEEKAAELGATPRARFHSFAVVGDDPLLMLTGPIPATRRILERSGLSIDDIDAYEVNEAFASVPLAWAAEVGADPAKLNPWGGAIALGHALGSSGTRLLGTLLAHLEHTGGRYGLQTMCEGGGMANATLIERL from the coding sequence CTGCGCACGGCCGTCATCGTCGACGCCGTGCGGACGCCGTCCGGTCGGGGCAAGGCGGGCGGCGCACTCAGCTCGGTGCACCCGGTCGACCTCGCGGCCGGGGTGCTGGAAGCGATCCTCGAGCGCAACGGACTGACATCGGCGCAGATCGACGACGTCCTGCTCGGCTGCGTCACCCAGGTCGGGGAGCAGGCGATGAACGTCGCCCGTCAGGCCGTGCTGGCTGCGGGATTCGACGAGTCCGTGCCGGCGGCGACGATCGATCGGCAGTGCGGGTCGAGTCAGCAGGCGGCGCACTCGGCTGCGCAGGCGGTCATGGCCGGTGCGGCCGACGTGGTGATCGCCGGCGGCGTCGAATCGATGAGCCGCGTGCCGCTGGGCACGTCGCGCTCCGTCGGCGGCTCGTCGACCTCGCCACGGCTGCGCGCCCGTTACCCGGAGGGGCTGATCAACCAGGGGGTGTCCGCGGAGCTCATCGCCCAGCGCTGGGGACTCGGCCGGGACGAGCTCGATGCGTTCGCCGCGCTGTCCCATGAGCGGGCGGCGGCGGCCGCATCCGCCGGGCTCTTCGACTCGCAGCTCCTGCCGGTACGGACGGATGCCGGTGAGGTGACGGTCGACGAGACCGTCCGCGCGGGCACGACGGCGGAGAGGCTCGGCACCCTGCCCGTCGCCTTCCGTACGGACGAGATGGCGGCGCGGTTCCCGGAGCTCGAATGGCGGATCACGGCGGGCTCCTCGTCCCCGCTCACCGACGGCGCATCGGCCGTGCTCATCATGAGTGAGGAGAAGGCGGCCGAGCTCGGGGCGACCCCCCGCGCCCGCTTCCATTCCTTCGCCGTGGTCGGGGACGACCCGCTGCTCATGCTGACCGGTCCGATCCCCGCGACCCGCCGCATCCTGGAGCGCAGCGGCCTGTCCATCGACGACATCGATGCCTACGAGGTCAACGAGGCGTTCGCCTCCGTCCCGCTCGCCTGGGCGGCCGAGGTGGGCGCCGATCCGGCCAAGCTGAACCCGTGGGGCGGTGCGATCGCGCTCGGGCACGCGCTGGGGTCCTCCGGCACGCGGTTGCTCGGCACGCTCCTCGCGCACCTCGAGCACACCGGCGGCCGCTACGGGTTGCAGACCATGTGCGAAGGCGGCGGGATGGCGAACGCCACGCTGATCGAACGACTGTGA
- a CDS encoding GntR family transcriptional regulator gives MSLDGATHGRAGERAYATLLHEIQTGDLAPGTVLGEVEQAARLGVSRTPLREALGRLAADGLVTQVSPRVTVVADLHAAGIRELFEVRRALEETAARLAAQRGDRAVFADLVQEFAEVRPDRDADAYYALIGRFDRELDTAVGNDYLTAALRTVRTHLVRVRRLARDNPERLSASAAEHRQIAAAIAAGDGELAAHATHVHLHNALISILASLADADTPHRGAA, from the coding sequence ATGTCTCTCGACGGTGCGACCCACGGACGTGCAGGCGAGCGCGCCTACGCGACGCTGTTGCACGAGATCCAGACCGGCGACCTGGCGCCGGGAACCGTGCTGGGCGAGGTCGAGCAGGCCGCGAGGCTGGGCGTCAGCCGGACCCCGCTGCGTGAGGCGCTGGGGCGCCTCGCCGCGGACGGGCTGGTCACGCAGGTCTCCCCGCGGGTCACGGTCGTCGCGGATCTCCACGCCGCCGGCATCCGCGAGCTCTTCGAGGTGCGCCGCGCTCTGGAGGAGACGGCGGCGCGGCTGGCAGCCCAGCGCGGGGACCGGGCGGTCTTCGCGGACCTGGTCCAGGAGTTCGCCGAGGTCCGGCCGGACCGGGACGCGGACGCCTATTACGCCCTCATCGGCCGCTTCGACCGGGAGCTCGACACGGCGGTGGGTAACGACTACCTGACCGCCGCCCTCCGGACGGTGCGCACGCACCTCGTCCGAGTGCGCCGTCTCGCGCGGGACAACCCGGAACGGCTGTCCGCCTCCGCTGCCGAACATCGCCAGATCGCCGCAGCGATCGCGGCCGGCGACGGGGAGCTCGCCGCACACGCCACGCATGTGCATCTGCACAACGCGCTCATCAGCATCCTGGCGTCCCTCGCGGACGCCGACACCCCCCACCGAGGAGCAGCATGA
- a CDS encoding electron transfer flavoprotein subunit beta/FixA family protein: protein MKIVVLVKEVPDTYGDRVLNLETGLADRAVGDRVLDEIGERALEVALSYADAHPGTEVAVVSMASDAAAATVRKGLAMGAGSALQVVDEALAGADLGLTAEVLAAAVKRVGFDLVIAGNQSTDGSGGVMAAMVAELLGVPHATALSTVEIGDDTVTGTRTSDGANMQVSAPLPAVISITEALPDARFPNFKGIMAAKKKPFETVTVADLGVDADPGARPWSIMTAIAAKPARAAGTKIVDEGDAGAQLAEFLIQNRLV, encoded by the coding sequence ATGAAGATCGTCGTGCTGGTCAAAGAAGTCCCCGATACCTACGGCGACCGCGTCCTGAACCTCGAGACGGGTCTGGCCGATCGCGCCGTCGGCGACCGGGTGCTCGATGAGATCGGGGAGCGGGCGCTCGAGGTCGCGCTGTCGTACGCCGATGCCCACCCGGGCACGGAGGTCGCGGTCGTGTCCATGGCGTCCGATGCGGCCGCCGCGACCGTGCGGAAGGGGCTGGCGATGGGCGCCGGCTCCGCGCTGCAGGTCGTGGACGAGGCGCTGGCCGGCGCGGACCTCGGATTGACCGCGGAGGTGCTGGCGGCCGCGGTGAAGCGGGTCGGGTTCGACCTCGTGATCGCCGGGAACCAGTCCACGGACGGCTCGGGGGGCGTCATGGCGGCGATGGTCGCGGAGCTGCTCGGCGTACCGCACGCGACGGCCCTGTCGACGGTGGAGATCGGTGACGACACCGTGACCGGCACGCGCACCTCGGACGGTGCGAACATGCAGGTGTCCGCGCCGCTTCCGGCGGTGATCTCGATCACCGAGGCGCTTCCGGACGCACGGTTCCCGAACTTCAAGGGCATCATGGCGGCGAAGAAGAAGCCGTTCGAGACGGTGACCGTCGCGGACCTCGGGGTCGACGCCGACCCGGGCGCGCGGCCGTGGTCGATCATGACCGCGATCGCCGCCAAGCCCGCCCGTGCGGCGGGCACGAAGATCGTCGATGAGGGCGACGCCGGCGCGCAGCTGGCGGAGTTCCTCATCCAGAACCGGCTGGTGTGA
- a CDS encoding enoyl-CoA hydratase-related protein, with amino-acid sequence MTYENISVEQRGRVGWITLDRPRALNALDSALVDELARAVAAFDEDEGVGCIVLTGSERAFAAGADITEMSEKSARDMLMANPFAGMESVARARTPIVAAVAGYALGGGCELAMTCDIILAADTATFGQPEINLGVIPGLGGTQRLTRAIGPYKAAELILTGRMMDAAEAERAGLVSRVVPAADLLDEAAALAETIAGKSLPVVYAAKEAVRAAQETTLAEGMRFEKQTFAALFALDDQKEGMAAFRAKRAPEFRHR; translated from the coding sequence ATGACCTACGAGAACATCTCCGTCGAGCAGCGCGGCCGGGTGGGCTGGATCACCCTGGACCGTCCGCGCGCGCTGAATGCGCTCGATTCCGCCCTGGTCGACGAGCTCGCCCGTGCGGTCGCGGCGTTCGACGAGGACGAGGGCGTCGGATGCATCGTGCTGACCGGGAGCGAGCGCGCCTTCGCGGCGGGCGCCGACATCACCGAGATGAGCGAGAAATCCGCGCGGGACATGCTCATGGCCAACCCGTTCGCGGGGATGGAGTCCGTCGCCCGTGCCCGCACCCCGATCGTGGCCGCGGTCGCGGGGTACGCGCTCGGGGGCGGATGCGAACTGGCGATGACCTGCGACATCATCCTCGCCGCGGACACCGCGACCTTCGGGCAGCCGGAGATCAATCTCGGGGTCATCCCCGGGCTCGGCGGGACCCAGCGGCTGACCCGGGCCATCGGGCCCTACAAGGCGGCCGAGCTCATCCTCACCGGTCGCATGATGGACGCCGCCGAGGCGGAGCGCGCGGGACTCGTCTCCCGCGTCGTGCCGGCGGCGGACCTCCTGGACGAGGCCGCGGCGCTCGCCGAGACCATCGCGGGCAAGTCCCTGCCGGTCGTGTACGCCGCGAAGGAGGCCGTCCGTGCGGCGCAGGAGACCACCCTGGCGGAGGGGATGCGCTTCGAGAAGCAGACCTTCGCCGCGCTGTTCGCGCTCGACGACCAGAAGGAGGGCATGGCCGCCTTCCGCGCCAAGCGTGCACCGGAGTTCCGCCACAGGTGA
- a CDS encoding aldo/keto reductase family protein — translation MVNYRHLGNSGFKVSEITFGNWVTHASQVENDAAIATVHRALDLGITSFDTADTYANTAAEVVLGEALKGQRRESLEIFTKVYWPIGPMGPNDQGLSRKHILEGINGSLRRLGVDYVDLYQAHRYDYETPLEETMQAFADVVRQGKALYIGVSEWTAEQLREGHRLATGLGVQLVSNQPQYSALWRVIEDKVIPTSAELGISQIVWSPMAQGVLSGKYLPGRPVPAGSRATDEKSGAAFIKRFLKDEVLEAVQRLKPVADEAGLTLPQLAIAWVLQNPNVSAALVGASRPEQLDDTVKASGVRLDADAMAAIDAALSGVAETDPAKTYEVSPKGRPGE, via the coding sequence ATGGTCAACTATCGCCATCTCGGCAACAGCGGGTTCAAGGTTTCGGAGATCACGTTCGGCAACTGGGTGACGCACGCGTCCCAGGTCGAGAACGACGCGGCGATCGCCACGGTCCACCGGGCGCTCGACCTCGGCATCACGAGCTTCGACACGGCCGACACCTATGCGAACACCGCCGCGGAGGTGGTCCTGGGCGAGGCGCTGAAGGGACAGCGGCGCGAGTCCCTCGAGATCTTCACGAAGGTGTACTGGCCGATCGGTCCGATGGGCCCGAACGATCAGGGGCTCAGTCGCAAGCACATCCTCGAGGGCATCAACGGATCGCTCCGCCGGCTCGGCGTCGACTACGTCGACCTGTACCAGGCGCACCGCTACGACTACGAGACCCCGCTCGAGGAGACGATGCAGGCGTTCGCCGACGTCGTCCGGCAGGGCAAGGCCCTCTACATCGGCGTCTCGGAGTGGACCGCGGAGCAGTTGCGCGAGGGGCACCGGCTCGCCACCGGACTCGGCGTGCAGCTGGTCTCCAACCAGCCCCAGTACTCCGCGCTGTGGCGCGTCATCGAGGACAAGGTCATCCCGACCTCGGCAGAACTCGGGATCTCGCAGATCGTCTGGTCGCCGATGGCGCAGGGCGTGCTCAGCGGCAAGTACCTGCCCGGGCGGCCCGTCCCTGCCGGCTCGCGCGCGACCGACGAGAAGAGCGGTGCGGCGTTCATCAAGCGGTTTCTGAAAGACGAGGTGCTCGAGGCGGTGCAGCGGTTGAAGCCCGTGGCTGACGAGGCCGGTCTGACCCTGCCGCAGCTCGCGATCGCCTGGGTGCTGCAGAACCCGAACGTGTCCGCCGCGCTCGTCGGCGCATCCCGCCCCGAGCAGCTGGACGACACCGTCAAGGCATCCGGCGTGCGCCTGGATGCGGACGCCATGGCGGCGATCGACGCGGCGCTCTCCGGCGTCGCGGAGACCGACCCGGCGAAGACCTACGAGGTCTCGCCCAAGGGTCGCCCCGGCGAATGA
- a CDS encoding MmgE/PrpD family protein, which translates to MTVTHHLRVHTSDENLAREGQLAWHIAEVAADPVPVDPDVAEMIINRVIDNAAVAAASLTRRPVSAARQQALDHAVSVGGTGATVFGCALERRTSPEWAAWANGVAVRELDYHDTFLAAEYSHPGDNIPPILAVAQHVGSDGAALLRGIATGYEIQMDLVRAICLHKHKIDHVAHLGPSAAAGIGTLLGLPVETIYQAVGQALHTTTATRQSRKGEISTWKAHAPAFAGKMAVEAVDRAMRGETSPSPIYEGEDGVVAWMLDGKDASYEVPLPAPGEPKRAILDSYTKEHSAEYQAQAWIDLARKLGMENEALRDPANIASIVLHTSHHTHYVIGSGANDPQKYDPTASRETLDHSIPYIFTVALQDGAWHHVDSYAPERASRPDTVALWQKVTTAEDAEWTRRYHSEDPDEKAFGGRVEITLTDGSTVVDEIAVADAHPLGARPFARQDYVRKFRILAEPVLEEAEIERFLDLAQRLPELTVEEVRQLSIVAKPGVILSAPAPKGLF; encoded by the coding sequence ATGACCGTCACCCACCATCTCCGCGTCCACACGAGCGACGAGAACCTCGCCCGGGAGGGGCAGCTCGCCTGGCACATCGCCGAGGTCGCGGCGGACCCGGTGCCGGTGGACCCGGACGTCGCCGAGATGATCATCAACCGGGTCATCGACAACGCCGCCGTGGCGGCCGCATCCCTCACCCGGCGCCCGGTCAGCGCCGCACGGCAGCAGGCACTGGACCATGCCGTCTCGGTCGGCGGCACCGGCGCGACCGTCTTCGGCTGCGCGCTGGAGCGCCGCACGAGCCCGGAGTGGGCCGCCTGGGCCAACGGTGTGGCCGTGCGCGAACTGGACTACCACGACACCTTCCTGGCGGCCGAATACTCGCACCCCGGCGACAACATCCCGCCGATCCTGGCGGTCGCGCAGCACGTCGGATCCGACGGTGCGGCGCTGCTCCGGGGCATCGCCACCGGTTACGAGATCCAGATGGACCTCGTGCGCGCGATCTGCCTGCACAAACACAAGATCGACCACGTCGCCCATCTCGGCCCCTCCGCCGCCGCGGGGATCGGCACGCTGCTCGGTCTGCCGGTCGAGACCATCTACCAGGCCGTCGGTCAGGCACTGCACACGACCACCGCGACGCGGCAGTCGCGCAAGGGCGAGATCTCGACCTGGAAGGCGCACGCCCCCGCCTTCGCCGGGAAGATGGCGGTCGAGGCGGTCGACCGTGCCATGCGCGGCGAGACGTCCCCCTCGCCGATCTACGAGGGCGAGGACGGGGTCGTGGCCTGGATGCTGGACGGCAAGGACGCCTCCTACGAGGTGCCGCTGCCCGCCCCGGGCGAGCCCAAGCGGGCGATCCTGGACTCCTACACGAAGGAGCACTCCGCCGAGTACCAGGCGCAGGCCTGGATCGATCTCGCCCGCAAGCTCGGGATGGAGAACGAGGCGCTGCGCGACCCCGCGAACATCGCCTCCATCGTGCTGCACACGAGCCACCACACCCACTACGTCATCGGCTCGGGCGCGAACGACCCGCAGAAGTACGACCCCACCGCCTCCCGGGAGACGCTGGACCACTCGATCCCGTACATCTTCACCGTCGCCCTGCAGGACGGTGCGTGGCACCACGTCGACTCCTACGCCCCGGAGCGGGCGTCCCGCCCCGATACCGTCGCCCTGTGGCAGAAGGTGACCACGGCGGAGGATGCGGAGTGGACCCGCCGCTACCACTCGGAGGACCCGGACGAAAAGGCCTTCGGCGGCCGCGTGGAGATCACGCTGACCGACGGCTCCACGGTGGTCGACGAGATCGCCGTGGCCGACGCGCACCCGCTCGGTGCCCGCCCCTTCGCCCGTCAGGACTACGTCCGGAAGTTCCGCATCCTGGCCGAGCCCGTGCTCGAGGAGGCCGAGATCGAACGGTTCCTCGACCTCGCCCAGCGTCTGCCCGAGCTCACGGTCGAGGAGGTCCGGCAGCTGTCCATCGTGGCCAAGCCCGGGGTCATCCTCTCCGCGCCCGCCCCGAAGGGGCTGTTCTGA